A window from Trueperaceae bacterium encodes these proteins:
- the pyrR gene encoding bifunctional pyr operon transcriptional regulator/uracil phosphoribosyltransferase PyrR: protein MTFKATLMAGPELERALKRIAHEIVERNKGAEGLAMVGVHTRGVPIAERLATLIEEFEGIRPHVGKLDITLYRDDLTEIALQPVVKKTEVDFDVHGTRMVLCDDVLYTGRTARAALDAIIDMGRPAVIQYAVMVDRGHRELPIRADYVGKNVPTSAAEVVQVKLVEVDGVDAVELWERA, encoded by the coding sequence GTGACCTTCAAGGCGACCCTCATGGCGGGGCCGGAGCTGGAGCGTGCCCTGAAGCGCATCGCGCACGAGATCGTCGAGCGCAACAAGGGCGCCGAGGGCCTCGCCATGGTCGGCGTGCACACGCGCGGCGTGCCCATCGCCGAGCGGCTGGCGACCCTCATCGAGGAGTTCGAGGGCATCAGGCCGCACGTGGGCAAGCTCGACATCACCCTCTACCGCGACGACCTCACGGAGATCGCGCTGCAGCCCGTCGTCAAGAAGACGGAGGTCGACTTCGACGTCCACGGCACGCGCATGGTGCTGTGCGACGACGTGCTCTACACGGGCCGCACGGCCCGCGCGGCGCTCGACGCCATCATCGACATGGGGCGGCCCGCCGTGATCCAGTACGCGGTGATGGTGGACCGCGGGCACCGCGAGCTGCCCATCCGCGCGGACTACGTCGGCAAGAACGTGCCGACCTCGGCGGCGGAGGTCGTGCAGGTGAAGCTCGTGGAGGTCGACGGCGTGGACGCCGTCGAGCTCTGGGAACGCGCTTGA
- a CDS encoding aspartate carbamoyltransferase catalytic subunit produces the protein MALFATTDVMAQVLTRTIKKVPALQGFTVATLFFEDSTRTRLSFERAARAQSADVISFAAGGSSLKKGESLRDTLRTVDRLQVDLYVVRHPASGAPHQLARWTDAAIVNAGDGRRAHPTQALLDAYTLLKRIGAPGDAPFAGKRLTIVGDIDHSRVARSNVELFTLLGGEVTLCGPATLVPREFGDLPGVRLAYGLEEAVEGAHAVMALRLQQERMSAGLLPSLAEYVARYQLTERVMAGAAPGAVVMHPGPLVRDLELDSALADGPRSLIEEQVANGVPVRMAVLYTLLVGKR, from the coding sequence ATGGCGCTGTTCGCGACCACCGACGTGATGGCTCAGGTACTCACCCGCACCATCAAGAAGGTGCCCGCCCTGCAGGGCTTCACGGTCGCCACGCTCTTCTTCGAGGACAGCACCCGCACGCGCCTGAGCTTCGAGCGGGCCGCCAGGGCGCAGAGCGCCGACGTCATCTCCTTCGCGGCGGGCGGCTCGTCGCTCAAGAAGGGCGAGAGCCTGCGCGACACGCTGCGCACCGTCGACCGGCTCCAGGTCGACCTGTACGTGGTCAGGCACCCGGCGAGCGGCGCGCCGCACCAGTTGGCGCGGTGGACCGACGCCGCCATCGTCAACGCGGGCGACGGCCGGCGCGCCCACCCCACCCAGGCGCTGCTCGACGCCTACACGCTGCTCAAGCGCATCGGGGCGCCGGGCGACGCGCCCTTCGCGGGCAAGCGCCTCACCATCGTGGGCGACATCGACCACTCGCGCGTGGCGCGCTCGAACGTGGAGCTCTTCACGCTGCTGGGTGGCGAGGTCACGCTCTGCGGCCCCGCCACACTCGTGCCGAGGGAGTTCGGCGACCTGCCCGGGGTGCGCCTGGCGTACGGGCTCGAGGAGGCCGTGGAGGGGGCGCACGCGGTGATGGCGTTGCGGTTGCAGCAGGAGCGGATGAGCGCCGGGCTCCTGCCGTCGCTCGCGGAGTACGTGGCGCGCTACCAGCTCACGGAGCGGGTCATGGCGGGCGCGGCGCCCGGCGCCGTCGTCATGCACCCCGGCCCGCTCGTGCGCGACCTGGAGCTCGACAGCGCCCTCGCCGACGGGCCTCGCAGCCTCATCGAGGAGCAGGTCGCCAACGGCGTGCCCGTCCGGATGGCCGTGCTCTACACGCTGCTGGTAGGTAAGCGGTGA
- a CDS encoding ABC transporter ATP-binding protein, with translation MLEARDVKKSYGSGESYFEALKGVSLTVRGGESVAITGKSGSGKSTLMHLLALLDTPDGGSVLVDGTDAGTLGKGALNELRNRRFGFVFQQFFMIPNASVLDNVVLPLKIGGMPRGKRVARGMEVLRQVELADKAGNRATALSGGQKQRAVIARALANSPAVIFADEPTGNLDSATGAVVEDLLFELNRERGITLVIVTHDEDLAARCDRRVQLRDGRVER, from the coding sequence ATCCTGGAGGCCCGCGACGTCAAGAAGTCCTACGGCAGCGGCGAGAGCTACTTCGAGGCCCTCAAGGGCGTGTCGCTCACCGTCCGCGGCGGCGAGAGCGTGGCCATCACCGGCAAGAGCGGCTCCGGCAAGTCGACCCTCATGCACCTCCTGGCGCTTCTCGACACGCCCGACGGCGGCAGCGTGCTGGTGGACGGCACCGACGCCGGCACGCTCGGCAAGGGCGCCCTGAACGAGCTGCGCAACCGGCGCTTCGGATTCGTGTTCCAGCAGTTCTTCATGATCCCGAACGCCAGCGTGCTCGACAACGTCGTCCTGCCCCTCAAGATCGGCGGCATGCCGCGCGGCAAGCGCGTGGCGCGCGGCATGGAGGTGCTGCGGCAGGTGGAGCTGGCCGACAAGGCCGGCAACCGCGCCACCGCCCTCTCCGGCGGCCAGAAGCAGCGCGCCGTGATCGCGCGGGCCCTGGCGAACTCGCCCGCCGTGATCTTCGCCGACGAGCCGACGGGCAACCTGGACAGCGCGACGGGCGCCGTGGTGGAGGACCTGTTGTTCGAACTCAACCGCGAGCGCGGCATCACGCTGGTGATCGTCACGCACGACGAGGATCTGGCGGCGCGTTGCGACAGGCGCGTCCAACTGAGGGACGGGCGGGTGGAACGGTGA
- a CDS encoding dihydroorotase has protein sequence MSRVNGERRAEGGSAGAPGGARHPSAGPRTVIRRARPLAAGGPGEPVDVYVKGGIIEGFDLGGAVDHDFDAEGHLITPAFVDLHCHLRDPGQEVKEDLASGLAAAAAGGFGTVVSMANTAPVIDEPGLVADLVRRAEAIGQARLRPAAALSVGLRGERLTDLAALKAAGAVMVTDDGVPVADGHLMRRACEYAAELGLVIQTHSEEPTLRHGGVMNEGAVSRALGLPGNPAEAEAIMVFRDAEIARLTGARVHVAHVSSKRALEVANWQRASGAPITVEVTPQHLTLTDEALRAFDPVFKVAPPLRTAADVAYLREAVRAGAVDSIGTDHAPHTRAEKERDLLEAPFGIANLEVTFALLYTELVATGELPLDRLLHLLQGGPAAVMGWPAPALAPGAPADLTVLDLKAEREVVGERFRSKAKRGPWEGRLLRGWPRLTMVGGAVCFEAAT, from the coding sequence ATGTCACGAGTGAACGGGGAGCGGCGGGCGGAGGGCGGGAGCGCAGGCGCACCGGGTGGGGCGCGGCACCCGAGCGCGGGTCCGCGGACCGTGATCAGGCGCGCCCGGCCGCTGGCGGCCGGCGGGCCGGGGGAGCCGGTCGACGTCTACGTGAAGGGCGGGATCATCGAGGGCTTCGACCTGGGTGGCGCCGTCGACCACGACTTCGACGCGGAGGGCCACCTCATCACGCCGGCCTTCGTCGACCTGCATTGCCACCTGCGCGACCCCGGCCAGGAGGTGAAGGAGGACCTGGCGAGCGGCCTAGCCGCCGCCGCCGCGGGCGGCTTCGGCACCGTCGTCAGCATGGCCAACACCGCGCCGGTGATCGACGAGCCGGGCCTCGTGGCCGACCTGGTGCGGCGGGCGGAGGCCATCGGCCAGGCGCGGCTGCGCCCCGCCGCGGCGCTCAGCGTGGGGCTCCGCGGCGAGCGGCTCACCGACCTGGCGGCCCTGAAGGCGGCCGGTGCCGTGATGGTGACGGACGACGGCGTGCCGGTGGCCGACGGCCACCTCATGCGGCGCGCCTGCGAGTACGCGGCCGAACTCGGTCTGGTGATCCAGACGCACTCCGAGGAGCCCACGCTCCGCCACGGCGGCGTGATGAACGAGGGCGCCGTGAGTCGCGCCCTCGGCCTGCCCGGCAACCCCGCGGAGGCCGAGGCGATCATGGTGTTCCGCGACGCCGAGATCGCCCGCCTGACCGGCGCTCGCGTCCACGTCGCGCACGTGAGCAGCAAGCGCGCCCTCGAGGTGGCGAACTGGCAGCGCGCCAGCGGCGCCCCCATCACCGTCGAGGTGACCCCGCAGCACCTGACCCTCACGGACGAGGCGCTGCGCGCCTTCGACCCGGTGTTCAAGGTAGCGCCGCCATTACGCACCGCGGCCGACGTGGCCTACCTGCGGGAGGCGGTCAGGGCGGGCGCGGTCGACAGCATCGGCACCGACCACGCGCCGCACACGCGCGCCGAGAAGGAGCGCGACCTGTTGGAGGCGCCGTTCGGGATAGCCAACCTCGAGGTCACGTTCGCGCTCCTCTACACCGAGCTGGTCGCCACGGGCGAGCTGCCGCTCGACCGACTCCTGCACCTCCTCCAGGGCGGCCCCGCCGCCGTCATGGGTTGGCCGGCCCCCGCCCTGGCGCCTGGCGCACCCGCCGACCTGACGGTGTTGGACCTCAAGGCGGAGCGCGAGGTGGTGGGCGAGCGGTTCAGGAGCAAGGCCAAGCGCGGCCCCTGGGAGGGCCGCCTCCTGCGAGGCTGGCCCCGCCTCACGATGGTAGGCGGCGCCGTCTGCTTCGAGGCCGCGACCTAG
- a CDS encoding Crp/Fnr family transcriptional regulator gives MTAAADAHQPTPHHPLGGAGLAEPPTALRLGGPPPTPAARPGSTAAPVMPDRVAPTPYSTPSAPELAELVVGAGATTTPLALHRLALRTHARGDELYRAGDRAEAVFVLEAGLVALELDAPRPRIVALAGPGDVIGALVPGRDAYLETATALSGEVIVRQVDALTGAELPPEALAQLLLGAAAARVAMLTHTLEDAEQPVPARIARAFLRLGSRFGQPLTDGTVRLTLPITHDTLAAMVGAARETTTAVIAQFRELGLVQGTRGNYRTRPGALAEYALETALAQ, from the coding sequence ATGACGGCAGCCGCGGACGCCCACCAGCCCACCCCCCATCACCCCCTGGGGGGCGCTGGCCTCGCAGAGCCGCCAACGGCGCTGCGACTCGGCGGTCCGCCCCCCACCCCGGCGGCTCGCCCAGGCTCGACCGCGGCTCCCGTCATGCCCGACCGCGTCGCGCCGACGCCGTACAGCACGCCGTCCGCGCCGGAGCTGGCGGAGCTCGTCGTGGGCGCGGGCGCCACGACCACGCCCCTCGCCCTGCACCGGCTGGCGCTGCGCACGCATGCGCGCGGCGACGAGCTCTATAGGGCCGGCGACCGCGCCGAGGCGGTGTTCGTGCTCGAGGCGGGCCTCGTGGCACTCGAACTCGACGCCCCCAGGCCGCGCATCGTGGCCCTCGCCGGCCCGGGCGACGTGATAGGCGCCCTCGTGCCCGGCAGGGACGCCTACCTGGAGACCGCCACGGCCCTCAGCGGCGAGGTGATCGTGCGCCAGGTCGACGCGCTCACCGGGGCGGAGCTGCCGCCGGAGGCGCTCGCTCAGCTCCTGCTGGGAGCGGCGGCGGCTCGGGTGGCCATGCTCACCCACACGCTCGAGGACGCTGAGCAACCCGTGCCCGCCCGCATCGCTCGCGCCTTCCTCCGCCTAGGCTCGCGCTTCGGTCAACCGCTCACCGACGGCACCGTCAGGCTCACCCTCCCGATCACGCACGACACCCTAGCCGCCATGGTCGGCGCTGCCCGCGAGACCACCACCGCGGTCATCGCGCAGTTCCGGGAGCTGGGGTTGGTGCAGGGAACCCGCGGCAACTACCGGACCAGGCCCGGCGCGCTGGCCGAGTACGCCCTCGAGACGGCCCTGGCGCAGTAG
- a CDS encoding SCO family protein, with protein sequence MARFVRYSWLLAGLVVVGAAAFLLGSYLSPRRALAGTELRTPVQVTGLDLVDTAGDPVDLAGDLAGSVALVFFGYTRCPDVCPLTMARLARAYELAGQPADLDVVMVTVDPGFDTPEVLGEYVGRFHPAFMGLTGTNSQVAAAAKAFFVGFVEGGGSVAHTDVVGVVDRRGYLRYIYGQDAVPRLGDDIPELLRRL encoded by the coding sequence GTGGCACGTTTCGTGAGGTACTCGTGGTTGCTGGCGGGGCTGGTGGTGGTTGGCGCCGCCGCGTTCCTGCTGGGGTCGTACTTGAGCCCGCGCCGGGCGTTGGCGGGCACGGAGCTGAGGACGCCCGTGCAGGTCACCGGGTTGGACCTGGTCGACACGGCGGGTGATCCTGTGGACCTGGCGGGGGACCTGGCGGGGTCGGTGGCGTTGGTGTTCTTCGGTTACACGCGCTGCCCGGACGTGTGCCCGCTCACGATGGCGCGCCTCGCGCGGGCGTACGAGCTGGCCGGGCAGCCAGCGGACCTCGACGTGGTGATGGTGACGGTTGACCCGGGGTTCGACACGCCGGAGGTGCTGGGTGAGTACGTGGGTCGCTTCCATCCCGCCTTCATGGGCTTGACGGGCACGAACTCGCAGGTGGCGGCGGCCGCGAAGGCGTTCTTCGTCGGGTTCGTGGAGGGTGGTGGCAGCGTGGCGCACACCGACGTGGTGGGCGTGGTGGACCGCCGCGGTTACCTGCGGTACATCTACGGGCAGGACGCGGTGCCGCGCTTGGGCGACGACATCCCCGAGCTGTTGCGCCGCCTCTAG